The following are encoded together in the Oncorhynchus nerka isolate Pitt River linkage group LG23, Oner_Uvic_2.0, whole genome shotgun sequence genome:
- the LOC115106605 gene encoding uncharacterized protein LOC115106605 isoform X1 → MICPMVSDFGTLDLDIQLEVVSDYLAGRPVVLVVLHHDTFDPDSTIPDSSRLVTRGEVILTVDCVFNHRGLLDCRRNKEAVDMILKRLNVQPKQELTEGKPRMGKVCTCVVGHTFNSDKDLVRQLTGRGDCTEVSLAESDVIIMICPMVSDFGTLDLDIQLEVVSDYLAGRPVVLVVLHHDTFDPDSTIPDSSRLVTRGEVILTVDCVFNHRGLLDCRRNKEAVDMILKRLNVQPKI, encoded by the exons ATGATCTGTCCTATGGTCAGTGACTTTGGAACTCTGGACCTTGATATACAACTGGAGGTGGTCTCAGACTACCTAG CTGGTAGACCTGTTGTTCTGGTGGTGCTGCACCATGACACTTTCGACCCAGACTCCACTATACCTGACAGCAGCAGACTAGTGACCAGGGGTGAGGTAATACTCACAGTGGACTGTGTATTTAATCACAGAGGACTGCTGGACTGTCGTCGCAATAAAGAAGCAGTCGATATGATTCTGAAGAGGCTAAACGTACAACCAAAG CAGGAACTCACAGAAG GTAAGCCAAGGATGGGAAAAGTATGCACCTGTGTCGTAGGTCATACTTTCAATTCTGATAAGGACTTGGTAAGACAACTCACTGGCCGAGGAGACTGTACTGAAGTGTCACTAGCGGAGAGTGATGTCATCATAATGATCTGTCCTATGGTCAGTGACTTTGGAACTCTGGACCTTGATATACAACTGGAGGTGGTCTCAGACTACCTAG CTGGTAGACCTGTTGTTCTGGTGGTGCTGCACCATGACACTTTCGACCCAGACTCCACTATACCTGACAGCAGCAGACTAGTGACCAGGGGTGAGGTAATACTCACAGTGGACTGTGTATTTAATCACAGAGGACTGCTGGACTGTCGTCGCAATAAAGAAGCAGTCGATATGATTCTGAAGAGGCTAAACGTACAACCAAAGATATAG
- the LOC115106605 gene encoding uncharacterized protein LOC115106605 isoform X2, translating to MICPMVSDFGTLDLDIQLEVVSDYLAGRPVVLVVLHHDTFDPDSTIPDSSRLVTRGEVILTVDCVFNHRGLLDCRRNKEAVDMILKRLNVQPKELTEGKPRMGKVCTCVVGHTFNSDKDLVRQLTGRGDCTEVSLAESDVIIMICPMVSDFGTLDLDIQLEVVSDYLAGRPVVLVVLHHDTFDPDSTIPDSSRLVTRGEVILTVDCVFNHRGLLDCRRNKEAVDMILKRLNVQPKI from the exons ATGATCTGTCCTATGGTCAGTGACTTTGGAACTCTGGACCTTGATATACAACTGGAGGTGGTCTCAGACTACCTAG CTGGTAGACCTGTTGTTCTGGTGGTGCTGCACCATGACACTTTCGACCCAGACTCCACTATACCTGACAGCAGCAGACTAGTGACCAGGGGTGAGGTAATACTCACAGTGGACTGTGTATTTAATCACAGAGGACTGCTGGACTGTCGTCGCAATAAAGAAGCAGTCGATATGATTCTGAAGAGGCTAAACGTACAACCAAAG GAACTCACAGAAG GTAAGCCAAGGATGGGAAAAGTATGCACCTGTGTCGTAGGTCATACTTTCAATTCTGATAAGGACTTGGTAAGACAACTCACTGGCCGAGGAGACTGTACTGAAGTGTCACTAGCGGAGAGTGATGTCATCATAATGATCTGTCCTATGGTCAGTGACTTTGGAACTCTGGACCTTGATATACAACTGGAGGTGGTCTCAGACTACCTAG CTGGTAGACCTGTTGTTCTGGTGGTGCTGCACCATGACACTTTCGACCCAGACTCCACTATACCTGACAGCAGCAGACTAGTGACCAGGGGTGAGGTAATACTCACAGTGGACTGTGTATTTAATCACAGAGGACTGCTGGACTGTCGTCGCAATAAAGAAGCAGTCGATATGATTCTGAAGAGGCTAAACGTACAACCAAAGATATAG